In Reichenbachiella agarivorans, one genomic interval encodes:
- a CDS encoding alpha/beta hydrolase, translating to MTRKNKKLKKKIKSILLASLLATCIVLCYLLFFFVSNKAPILQGTVEYQLEYKPGLHLDLYRPTNQVYTISPVLVYFHGGAWVLGRKEAININRFNDAINTLRENGYTIVSPAYTLAHEGKSPFPACIIDGFDALKWIKTHAQQYNLDLDNVNLMGESAGAQIAMMLSYSDPYDFGIDHSMPTIRSVVDIYGPSDLQSLYYSQSIDSLQSLLAKVPGSIAKNLDITQQICGFDPKSDSLRAQEFMAKYSPVRYITSQASPTLIIQGDADIIVPHSQSEILNQRLTDFGVDHAYYSLEGMGHALRLATDAQKDSMQIWIPDFVMKHRYADNKKQEGK from the coding sequence TTATTTGCTCTTCTTTTTCGTTTCCAACAAAGCTCCTATTCTGCAAGGAACAGTCGAATACCAACTTGAATACAAACCTGGTCTACATTTAGACCTCTATCGACCTACCAATCAAGTCTATACGATCTCACCAGTCTTGGTGTATTTTCATGGAGGAGCTTGGGTCTTGGGACGAAAAGAAGCCATCAACATCAATAGATTCAATGATGCCATCAACACACTTCGTGAAAACGGCTACACCATTGTATCCCCTGCATACACCCTAGCCCATGAGGGAAAATCACCATTCCCAGCATGTATCATTGATGGTTTTGACGCACTAAAATGGATAAAAACACATGCACAACAATACAACTTAGATCTGGACAATGTGAATTTGATGGGAGAATCTGCTGGGGCACAAATTGCCATGATGCTATCCTATAGTGACCCATATGATTTTGGTATTGACCACTCCATGCCCACAATCAGGTCAGTTGTAGACATATATGGGCCTAGCGATCTCCAGTCACTCTATTATTCACAATCCATAGACAGTCTTCAATCCCTACTAGCCAAAGTACCAGGCAGCATCGCCAAAAACCTAGATATCACGCAACAAATATGTGGTTTTGATCCTAAATCAGACAGCTTAAGAGCCCAAGAATTCATGGCCAAATATTCTCCTGTCAGATACATCACATCACAAGCATCACCAACTTTGATCATACAAGGCGATGCGGACATCATCGTGCCTCACAGCCAATCTGAAATCCTAAATCAGCGATTAACGGATTTTGGAGTAGACCATGCTTATTACTCACTAGAGGGAATGGGACACGCGCTTCGACTCGCTACGGATGCGCAAAAAGATAGCATGCAAATCTGGATCCCCGATTTCGTCATGAAGCACAGGTATGCTGACAATAAAAAACAGGAAGGAAAATGA
- a CDS encoding MFS transporter — protein sequence MILDDKKTINAWCSYDWANSVYNLIVTTAIFPIYYSNATKAAFGEDGMVSFFGIQIDSSVLYSYAISFSFLIAVILYPILSGIADYRGAKKAFMRFFTYLGSIACMGLYFFDGANIELGILLAITASIGYASSVVFYNAFLPEIVSESKMDAVSAKGFSMGYIGSVLLLIVSLVLVQMPETFGFDGAGAATKFVFLMVGLWWFGFSHIALSKLEDLPTKNKINSEVLSAGFRELKKVFLSLQTRINSIRFLSSFFFYSMGVQTVMLLAPLFAANEIGMESAEMIIVILIIQLVAIGGAYLFARISIWKGNKVSIMISVIVWIAICIMAYLIQDKTAFYGLAALLGLVMGGIQSISRSTYSKLIPEDTKDTASYFSFYDVTEKLAIVIGTLTYGTILNLTGTMRNSILFMTLFFGVGLLILFFTRLKDKSA from the coding sequence ATGATTTTAGATGACAAAAAAACCATCAACGCCTGGTGCTCCTATGACTGGGCCAACTCCGTGTACAACCTCATCGTCACGACTGCCATATTCCCCATCTACTACAGCAACGCCACCAAGGCAGCATTCGGAGAAGACGGCATGGTGTCCTTCTTTGGGATACAAATCGATAGTTCTGTATTGTACTCATATGCCATCTCTTTTTCATTCTTGATCGCAGTGATTCTCTACCCTATTCTATCCGGGATTGCTGATTACAGGGGAGCTAAAAAGGCATTCATGCGCTTCTTTACTTATCTTGGTTCGATTGCATGCATGGGACTTTACTTCTTTGATGGTGCCAACATAGAGCTTGGTATCCTACTCGCTATCACAGCGAGCATTGGTTACGCTTCTTCCGTCGTATTTTACAACGCCTTTTTACCAGAGATTGTCTCTGAAAGCAAAATGGATGCCGTCAGTGCCAAGGGATTTTCGATGGGCTATATTGGCTCTGTGCTATTGCTTATTGTGAGTTTGGTACTCGTACAGATGCCTGAGACTTTTGGGTTTGACGGTGCAGGTGCTGCTACAAAATTTGTCTTCCTCATGGTAGGCCTCTGGTGGTTCGGATTCTCGCATATTGCACTTTCCAAACTGGAAGACCTGCCTACAAAAAATAAAATCAACTCTGAAGTATTGAGTGCTGGATTCAGAGAATTGAAAAAAGTCTTTCTTTCGCTCCAAACCCGCATCAACTCCATTCGCTTCTTGAGTTCGTTCTTCTTCTACAGCATGGGAGTCCAAACTGTCATGCTACTCGCGCCACTCTTTGCTGCCAACGAAATCGGCATGGAATCCGCTGAGATGATCATCGTCATCCTGATCATCCAACTAGTAGCCATCGGTGGAGCATACTTATTCGCCCGCATCTCTATTTGGAAGGGAAACAAAGTCTCCATCATGATTTCAGTAATCGTTTGGATTGCCATCTGCATCATGGCTTATTTGATTCAAGACAAAACCGCCTTCTATGGACTCGCAGCTCTATTAGGCTTGGTGATGGGTGGTATACAGTCAATCTCTCGCTCTACCTATTCCAAATTGATTCCTGAGGACACCAAAGACACCGCTTCCTACTTTAGTTTCTATGATGTGACTGAGAAGCTCGCGATTGTCATTGGCACGCTTACCTACGGCACCATTTTAAATCTAACTGGGACGATGAGGAACTCCATCCTTTTCATGACCCTATTTTTTGGAGTAGGGCTGTTGATATTGTTTTTTACCCGACTCAAAGATAAGTCTGCGTGA
- a CDS encoding 1-acyl-sn-glycerol-3-phosphate acyltransferase yields the protein MIYRLLREIVRIAIHAFYRDVVITKPFNIPHKGPLIIMSNHPNTLMDPLLLAILFKQKIGFLANASIFVNGIVSKVFEYFHVIPVYREQDISAGQSLNNEESFRACYDFLGHKNTLTIFPEGTSIHELKLRKIKTGGARIAFGTEQHHDFQLGTKILPVGLFYNNPTQFRSKVYVNFGEVISVADYQSQYQSDEIETVKTLTSDIRSSLEQLTLHTDHPEHETLFFQIKRIYKNQLKREFSSESDFKINQEIVAAINYFNLYHPDRYEELKEKINAVDEVFNELKAKDKGKQGVLRQVISQLGKAIYLLLGFPIFLYGVIHNFIPIQLPAYLSKKISSEKEYHASISLVLGILLFPICYLGWIWLAYMQLGLTWFQCILYLVSLPLSCMYALPYYRFAKRTWRYVRILLGKNKREQMAHLNQLSTDIRQELDNATQLYLNRTK from the coding sequence GTGATTTACCGTTTGCTCAGAGAGATCGTACGGATTGCGATTCATGCGTTTTATCGTGATGTCGTAATTACCAAGCCTTTTAATATTCCTCACAAAGGCCCACTGATTATCATGAGCAATCACCCCAACACGCTAATGGATCCCCTGCTACTAGCAATCCTGTTTAAGCAGAAAATCGGCTTTTTGGCAAACGCCTCCATTTTCGTCAATGGCATTGTCAGCAAGGTTTTCGAGTACTTTCATGTGATACCTGTCTACCGAGAGCAGGATATCAGTGCAGGACAATCCCTCAACAACGAGGAGAGTTTCAGGGCTTGCTATGACTTTTTGGGACATAAAAACACATTGACCATTTTTCCAGAAGGGACGAGTATCCATGAACTCAAACTCCGAAAGATCAAAACAGGTGGTGCACGTATTGCCTTCGGTACAGAGCAGCACCATGATTTCCAATTGGGGACAAAAATCCTTCCTGTCGGATTGTTTTACAACAACCCCACTCAATTCAGAAGCAAGGTCTATGTGAATTTTGGGGAGGTAATTTCGGTGGCAGATTACCAGTCTCAATACCAGTCTGATGAAATCGAAACTGTCAAAACCCTCACTTCGGATATCCGAAGTTCATTGGAGCAGCTCACCCTCCACACCGACCATCCAGAACACGAGACGCTATTTTTTCAAATCAAGAGAATCTACAAAAATCAACTCAAACGTGAATTTAGTTCCGAAAGTGATTTCAAAATCAACCAAGAGATCGTAGCTGCCATCAACTATTTCAACCTCTACCACCCCGACCGCTACGAAGAACTCAAAGAAAAAATCAATGCCGTAGATGAAGTATTCAACGAACTAAAGGCTAAAGACAAAGGAAAACAAGGCGTCCTAAGACAGGTCATCTCCCAACTAGGCAAAGCCATCTATCTCCTGTTAGGCTTTCCAATATTTCTGTACGGCGTGATACACAATTTTATTCCTATACAGCTCCCCGCTTATCTCTCCAAAAAAATAAGTTCCGAAAAAGAGTACCATGCTTCCATTTCTTTGGTTTTAGGCATTCTACTGTTTCCGATTTGTTACCTGGGATGGATATGGCTCGCTTATATGCAGCTGGGACTGACATGGTTTCAATGTATCCTGTACTTAGTTTCTCTACCGCTGAGCTGCATGTATGCCCTACCCTATTACCGCTTTGCCAAACGAACCTGGCGATATGTTCGCATACTTCTAGGCAAAAACAAGAGAGAGCAAATGGCACATTTGAACCAGCTCAGCACCGACATCAGACAAGAACTAGACAATGCCACACAATTGTATTTGAACAGAACAAAATGA
- the arsC gene encoding arsenate reductase (glutaredoxin) (This arsenate reductase requires both glutathione and glutaredoxin to convert arsenate to arsenite, after which the efflux transporter formed by ArsA and ArsB can extrude the arsenite from the cell, providing resistance.) translates to MTKIYHNPRCGKSRNALTLLQEKDEDLDIIEYLKTPLTENELTTLIQQLGISAESLVRKGENIYKEQYKGKNLSENQWVEAMVQNPILIERPIVVKNGRAVIGRPPENVLEIL, encoded by the coding sequence ATGACGAAAATCTATCACAATCCCCGATGTGGGAAAAGCAGAAACGCCCTGACACTACTACAAGAAAAAGATGAAGATCTAGACATCATCGAATACCTCAAAACACCACTGACTGAGAATGAATTGACCACCCTGATCCAACAGCTCGGTATCTCTGCAGAATCCCTGGTTCGAAAAGGGGAAAACATCTACAAAGAACAATACAAAGGCAAAAATCTAAGCGAGAATCAATGGGTAGAAGCCATGGTACAAAACCCCATTCTAATTGAGCGACCCATCGTAGTGAAAAATGGTCGAGCAGTCATCGGACGACCTCCTGAAAATGTGCTAGAAATATTATAA
- a CDS encoding glycosyltransferase, protein MRTAKLRSDKVTPEKILFTEKFTTACKQHLSNLLIFIYSKFLKWGISPRKVEVDTLDSKGLVSHAKETLNPMGFLVRLITLLLLGTAVFLVYELQPLFDQVQTERANSPLGFVFIVVSTSLLLFKGGFFLYDLFLFFRYKVTPSVSDELLPSCSIIVPAYNEGKLVLDTLMSIADSDFPEGKMQLVAIDDGSKDDTWQWMQKAKAQLGDRLSIYQQPKNMGKRHALYRGFKLATGEVFVTIDSDSIIKKDTLRNLISPFVTDENCGAVAGNVRVLNNQRAIIPRMLSVSFVFSFEFIRSAQGSLKTVLCTPGALAAYRKDAVMSCLTEWVNQTFMGQPSDIGEDRAMTNMILKQGYHVLFQKNAHVLTNVPESYSGLYKMFIRWERSNVRENIMMSQFVFKDFREGSKFGARLLFVNQWLRILTAYPFIILMMIFILTHPVLFVSSTLLSILVLSSFPALFYARKYNIYESFWAYSYSILYTFGLFWITPYAIATASKRGWLTRELSEEDVALSNLESSVS, encoded by the coding sequence ATGAGAACAGCAAAGTTGAGAAGTGATAAAGTCACTCCTGAGAAAATACTCTTCACAGAAAAATTTACAACTGCGTGCAAGCAGCATCTATCCAACCTCCTGATTTTTATCTATAGCAAATTCTTGAAATGGGGCATTTCTCCTCGCAAGGTAGAGGTAGATACTTTGGACTCCAAGGGTCTAGTCAGCCATGCGAAGGAAACGCTCAATCCAATGGGTTTTTTGGTTCGTCTGATTACACTTTTACTTTTGGGTACAGCTGTGTTTTTAGTTTATGAATTACAACCACTTTTTGATCAGGTTCAGACCGAAAGAGCCAATTCTCCACTAGGATTTGTGTTCATCGTGGTGAGTACATCATTGTTGCTCTTCAAGGGTGGCTTCTTTTTGTACGATTTGTTTTTATTTTTCAGGTACAAGGTGACTCCATCAGTCTCTGACGAACTCCTACCGAGTTGCTCTATCATAGTACCAGCTTACAACGAAGGCAAGCTTGTTTTAGACACTTTAATGAGTATTGCAGACAGTGATTTTCCAGAGGGTAAAATGCAACTGGTAGCGATAGATGATGGTAGCAAGGATGATACCTGGCAATGGATGCAAAAGGCCAAGGCGCAGCTGGGTGATCGTCTCTCGATCTATCAGCAACCTAAAAATATGGGAAAGCGTCATGCGCTGTACAGAGGATTTAAATTGGCTACTGGAGAGGTGTTTGTGACAATTGATAGTGATTCGATCATCAAGAAAGACACACTACGCAATCTAATCAGTCCATTCGTTACGGATGAAAACTGTGGCGCAGTGGCTGGCAATGTCAGAGTACTCAATAATCAACGAGCCATTATCCCACGGATGCTCAGTGTGAGCTTTGTGTTTAGTTTCGAATTTATCCGTTCTGCGCAGGGTAGTTTGAAGACTGTGCTCTGTACACCAGGAGCCTTGGCTGCCTATCGCAAAGATGCCGTCATGTCTTGTCTGACCGAATGGGTCAATCAGACGTTCATGGGGCAGCCATCTGATATAGGTGAAGATCGTGCGATGACCAATATGATCTTGAAGCAAGGATACCACGTATTGTTTCAGAAAAATGCTCACGTACTGACCAATGTACCTGAGAGTTACAGTGGGTTGTACAAGATGTTTATTCGTTGGGAGCGGAGCAACGTCCGTGAGAATATCATGATGTCACAATTTGTATTCAAGGATTTTAGAGAGGGCTCTAAATTTGGAGCGAGACTGTTGTTTGTGAATCAATGGCTCAGGATTTTGACTGCCTATCCTTTCATCATCTTGATGATGATATTTATACTGACACATCCTGTGTTGTTTGTGAGTTCTACGTTGCTCAGTATTTTGGTTTTATCTAGTTTTCCTGCCTTGTTTTATGCCAGAAAATACAATATCTACGAGTCTTTTTGGGCGTATTCGTACAGTATCTTGTATACCTTCGGATTGTTTTGGATCACACCTTATGCCATTGCTACGGCGAGCAAAAGAGGTTGGCTAACACGTGAATTGTCGGAGGAAGATGTCGCATTGAGCAATCTTGAATCATCTGTTAGTTAA
- a CDS encoding DUF2721 domain-containing protein codes for MQLDISTPALLFPAITLLLLAYTNRFLALATLIRGLHSEYQKNNELKLVVVQIKNLRNRLNLVRRMQAMGVLSFLFTVACMIALFQELYTIANYLFGISLISLLLSLVFSLIEIQISTKALNIELSDMEDTLL; via the coding sequence TTGCAACTGGATATATCTACACCGGCTCTGTTGTTTCCAGCCATTACCTTGTTGTTGCTGGCATATACCAATCGTTTTCTCGCACTGGCAACTTTGATACGGGGACTGCATAGTGAGTACCAAAAGAACAACGAGCTCAAACTGGTGGTAGTGCAGATCAAAAACCTAAGGAATAGGCTCAATCTCGTTCGGCGTATGCAAGCGATGGGCGTGTTGAGTTTTCTCTTCACTGTGGCATGCATGATCGCTTTGTTTCAAGAGCTATATACCATTGCCAATTATCTCTTTGGGATCAGTTTGATTTCTTTGTTACTTTCGTTGGTTTTTTCATTGATTGAAATCCAAATTTCTACCAAGGCACTCAATATAGAGTTGAGTGATATGGAGGATACCTTGCTATGA
- a CDS encoding response regulator has product MSEKKKLLYVDDEVANLNVFRIAFKRKYDVTTAGSAEEGMELLANEKYDIIVCDHRMPGMTGVEMLAKVSDEYPHMIRIIISEYINDEIIRHAMKSYNLDGSMGKPWDAGELIAIIEGQ; this is encoded by the coding sequence ATGTCAGAGAAGAAAAAACTACTGTACGTAGATGATGAGGTAGCCAACCTCAACGTATTTAGGATAGCATTCAAAAGAAAGTATGATGTGACTACCGCAGGTAGTGCAGAGGAAGGAATGGAGCTTTTGGCCAATGAAAAATACGATATCATCGTCTGTGATCACCGCATGCCGGGTATGACAGGAGTAGAGATGCTTGCCAAAGTCAGTGATGAATACCCACACATGATCAGGATCATTATTTCTGAATACATCAATGATGAAATCATCCGTCACGCAATGAAATCATACAATCTGGATGGCAGTATGGGCAAGCCGTGGGATGCCGGTGAGTTGATTGCCATCATCGAAGGTCAATAA
- a CDS encoding BamA/TamA family outer membrane protein produces MRNSLFTIALLFLALVSKGQESDSAKNTTKKFAIYPALAYSPESKLNIGAIAFIVLDRPTSQSGYYRPTSITPYLVFTTNKQILFKSEFDFYTKRGINIGLISRLYKYPDSYYGIGNDTSPDSTERYDNNYLQLEGRVLKPHNANLFYGLVYDIQFNDIMPIEGGMLDADDPNGVHGGRNIGIGPAASYDSRNSTLYPTEGKYITASINLYSKAIGSQFNYVKYSFDFRHYFELLGPKNILAYQFKADLSSGTDIPFYKLNFMGGDNRLRGFDHQNLYRDRQSMYFQVEARQELFWRFGGVIFAGVGEVFDTFSNFNTDNVRFVYGLGGRFQAIKDKKLNIRADLGFSDNGQYGVYLSVREAF; encoded by the coding sequence GTGAGAAATAGTCTTTTCACTATCGCTCTCTTGTTTTTGGCTCTTGTATCAAAGGGACAAGAGAGCGATAGTGCAAAAAACACAACGAAAAAATTCGCTATTTATCCAGCATTGGCGTATTCGCCAGAGAGCAAACTCAACATCGGAGCGATTGCTTTCATAGTGTTGGATAGACCTACCAGTCAGAGTGGTTATTATAGACCTACATCTATTACGCCCTACTTGGTTTTCACAACCAACAAGCAGATTCTTTTCAAGTCTGAGTTTGATTTTTATACCAAAAGGGGAATCAATATTGGGTTAATCTCTAGGCTCTACAAATACCCAGACTCTTATTATGGAATAGGGAATGATACGAGTCCAGATTCTACGGAGCGCTATGATAACAACTACCTTCAGTTGGAAGGCAGGGTACTAAAACCGCATAATGCCAACTTGTTTTATGGTCTGGTGTATGATATCCAGTTTAATGATATCATGCCAATAGAAGGTGGGATGTTGGATGCTGATGATCCCAACGGTGTACATGGTGGTAGAAATATCGGGATAGGACCAGCTGCCAGCTATGATTCTCGCAACAGTACACTCTATCCAACCGAAGGAAAATACATCACTGCATCGATTAATCTATATAGCAAGGCGATCGGAAGTCAATTTAACTACGTAAAGTATTCGTTCGATTTCCGTCATTATTTTGAACTCTTGGGGCCTAAAAACATACTAGCGTATCAGTTTAAGGCTGATTTGTCTTCGGGAACGGACATCCCTTTTTACAAGCTAAACTTCATGGGAGGAGACAATCGGTTGAGAGGATTTGATCATCAGAATCTTTACAGAGACAGACAGTCGATGTATTTTCAAGTAGAAGCGCGGCAAGAGTTGTTTTGGAGGTTTGGAGGTGTGATATTTGCAGGTGTGGGAGAGGTATTTGATACCTTTTCTAATTTTAATACTGACAATGTCAGGTTTGTGTATGGATTGGGAGGTAGATTCCAAGCCATCAAAGATAAAAAGCTAAATATCAGAGCTGATTTGGGATTTAGTGACAATGGACAATACGGAGTGTACTTGTCTGTAAGGGAGGCATTTTGA
- the aspS gene encoding aspartate--tRNA ligase, translated as MLRTHTCGELRSANAGNQVTLCGWVQKVRDKGGMVWVDLRDRYGVTQLIFEEGVTDSAVLTKAKTLGREFVLQVTGEVVERYAKNDNMPTGNIEIKVAALEILNASKVPPFIIDNDTDGGEEVRMKYRYLDLRRNEVRDKLMLRHKMLQATRKYLSDSDFMEVETPVLIKSTPEGARDFVVPSRVNKGEFYALPQSPQTFKQLLMVSGFDRYFQIVKCFRDEDLRADRQPEFTQIDCEMSFVTQEDILNTFEGLTRFLFKEALGVEVGEFVHMQYDDAMRLYGSDKPDVRFGMQFVELNDVAQNKGFSVFDDAELVVGICAEGCGEWTRKQLDALTDYVKRPQVGAKGLVHVKCNEDGTFKSSVDKFFSQEDLKLWADKAGAKSGDLLLVMSGTVNAARKQMNDLRLHMGDLLELKDPMNFKPLWVLDFPLLEWDEDSKRYHAMHHPFTSPKLDQIPMLDTDPGAVKANAYDLVINGVEIGGGSIRIHDKQTQALMFKHLGFSDAEAKAQFGFLMEAFEYGAPPHGGIAFGFDRLCSMFGGSDSIRDFIAFPKNTSARDVMIESPSPIAQEQLEELGLKVVPSL; from the coding sequence ATGCTGAGAACTCATACTTGTGGAGAATTAAGATCCGCTAACGCTGGCAACCAAGTGACACTATGTGGCTGGGTGCAGAAAGTAAGAGACAAGGGAGGAATGGTCTGGGTTGACCTCCGAGATAGATATGGTGTGACACAGTTGATCTTCGAAGAAGGTGTAACTGACTCTGCTGTATTGACCAAAGCTAAGACACTGGGGCGAGAGTTCGTTTTGCAGGTGACAGGTGAAGTAGTAGAGCGCTATGCTAAGAATGACAATATGCCGACCGGTAATATTGAAATCAAAGTGGCTGCATTGGAAATACTCAACGCGTCTAAAGTACCTCCTTTTATCATCGACAATGATACAGATGGTGGAGAAGAGGTCAGAATGAAATATAGATACCTCGATCTGAGAAGAAATGAGGTGCGTGACAAATTGATGCTGAGACACAAGATGCTGCAAGCTACGAGAAAGTACCTTTCTGACTCAGATTTCATGGAAGTCGAAACACCAGTATTGATCAAGTCAACTCCTGAGGGAGCACGTGACTTTGTCGTGCCATCTAGGGTGAACAAAGGAGAATTCTACGCTTTGCCACAGTCTCCTCAGACTTTCAAGCAATTGCTGATGGTGTCTGGGTTTGACAGGTATTTCCAGATTGTGAAGTGTTTTAGAGACGAAGACTTGAGAGCAGATCGCCAGCCTGAGTTTACTCAGATTGACTGTGAGATGTCTTTCGTTACGCAAGAAGATATATTGAATACATTCGAAGGCTTGACTCGATTCTTGTTCAAAGAAGCACTCGGTGTAGAAGTAGGAGAGTTTGTACACATGCAGTACGATGATGCTATGCGTTTGTACGGATCAGACAAACCAGACGTAAGATTCGGGATGCAATTCGTGGAGCTCAATGATGTAGCACAAAACAAAGGATTCTCTGTGTTTGATGATGCGGAGCTAGTAGTTGGGATATGTGCAGAAGGGTGTGGTGAGTGGACTAGAAAACAATTGGATGCTTTGACTGACTATGTCAAGAGACCACAGGTAGGTGCCAAAGGCTTGGTGCATGTGAAGTGCAACGAAGACGGTACGTTCAAGTCTTCCGTTGATAAGTTCTTCTCACAAGAGGATCTGAAACTATGGGCAGACAAGGCTGGAGCCAAATCAGGAGACTTGCTACTCGTGATGTCTGGGACTGTCAATGCCGCCAGAAAACAAATGAATGATTTACGTCTCCACATGGGTGATTTACTGGAGTTGAAGGATCCAATGAATTTTAAGCCTCTTTGGGTACTAGACTTTCCATTGCTAGAGTGGGACGAGGATTCTAAGAGATACCACGCGATGCACCACCCATTTACCTCTCCAAAATTGGATCAAATCCCAATGTTGGATACTGATCCAGGAGCTGTCAAGGCCAACGCCTATGACTTGGTTATCAATGGTGTGGAGATTGGTGGAGGATCGATCAGAATTCACGATAAACAGACACAAGCCCTGATGTTCAAACATCTAGGTTTTAGTGATGCAGAGGCCAAAGCTCAGTTTGGGTTCTTGATGGAAGCCTTCGAATATGGTGCGCCTCCTCACGGTGGAATCGCCTTTGGTTTTGACAGACTTTGCTCGATGTTTGGAGGATCTGATTCGATCAGAGACTTCATCGCATTCCCTAAGAATACTTCTGCCAGAGATGTGATGATAGAATCACCATCACCAATTGCTCAGGAGCAATTGGAAGAGTTAGGACTCAAAGTAGTGCCTAGCCTCTAA
- a CDS encoding nucleoside deaminase — translation MIPGLHSDEAFMKEALKQAQYAFEEGEVPVGAVVVCDNKIIARAYNQTERLNDVTAHAEMLAITSAANYLGAKYLTNCKLYVTLEPCTMCAGATYWSQLDEIIYGAHDEKRGFSKHNAQILHPKAKLKGGVLEQECGQLITSFFSDLRK, via the coding sequence ATGATCCCTGGACTACACAGTGATGAAGCCTTTATGAAGGAAGCACTCAAGCAAGCACAGTATGCATTTGAAGAAGGAGAAGTGCCCGTGGGTGCAGTAGTGGTCTGTGATAACAAAATCATCGCCAGAGCCTACAACCAAACCGAGCGACTCAATGATGTCACTGCCCATGCTGAGATGCTTGCAATCACCTCGGCGGCCAATTACCTAGGAGCTAAATACCTAACCAATTGCAAACTCTACGTCACGCTAGAGCCATGTACCATGTGTGCAGGTGCTACTTATTGGTCTCAGCTAGACGAGATAATCTACGGAGCACATGATGAAAAACGAGGCTTTAGCAAACACAACGCTCAAATCCTCCATCCCAAAGCCAAACTCAAAGGAGGAGTCCTAGAACAGGAATGTGGACAACTAATTACATCTTTCTTTTCTGATCTTCGTAAGTAA
- a CDS encoding superoxide dismutase translates to MAFELPSLPYAHDALAPSIDKQTMEIHHGKHHNAYVTNLNAAIAGTEMEGKSLEDLMKNHCDNTAVRNNGGGHFNHSLFWTVMSPDGGGNPTGDIAAAIDSAFGSYDNFKTEFAKAGATRFGSGWAWLCVKGGKLEICSTANQDNPLMPQAGCEGTPILGLDVWEHAYYLNYQNRRPDYITAFFNVINWTEVNKRFAAAK, encoded by the coding sequence ATGGCATTCGAATTACCATCTTTACCATACGCACACGATGCACTAGCACCTAGCATCGACAAACAAACCATGGAAATCCACCATGGAAAACACCACAACGCATACGTAACCAACCTCAATGCTGCTATTGCTGGCACAGAGATGGAAGGAAAATCTCTAGAAGATTTGATGAAGAATCACTGTGACAACACCGCTGTCAGAAACAATGGCGGAGGTCACTTTAACCATTCTCTATTTTGGACAGTAATGAGTCCTGACGGTGGCGGAAACCCAACTGGAGACATAGCAGCAGCTATCGATTCAGCATTTGGTTCTTATGACAACTTCAAAACTGAATTTGCCAAAGCTGGCGCCACAAGATTCGGTTCTGGATGGGCTTGGTTGTGTGTCAAAGGTGGTAAATTAGAGATTTGCTCTACTGCCAACCAAGACAATCCATTGATGCCTCAGGCAGGCTGCGAAGGTACTCCTATCCTCGGATTGGATGTATGGGAGCACGCTTACTACTTGAACTATCAAAACAGACGTCCTGATTACATCACCGCATTCTTCAATGTGATCAATTGGACAGAAGTAAACAAAAGATTCGCAGCTGCTAAATAA